The Thermococcus sp. DNA window TACAGACAGCCCTAGATTAACGTGAGAGTAGTCAACGTCCCAGAGTTTTGCCAGCTTCCAGAAGTCCCTGCTCGTTGCCAGCTTGAAGAACACGTGAACTTTTGACCAGTTTTCCTGAACCCTGCTTACAGGCTTCACAACTGCAAACGGGTTCACGCAGCCCTTAACTTCCAGGTACTTAGGGTAGCTTACCACGTAGGCACCGTACGCCCCGATGAGGAGCAAGACCACGAGTATGGCCAGTAACGCACGCCTCCTCATCGACCCCCCAGTGGGTTTTGCTTATGTTATCTCCGTTCATAGTATATAACACTTTCGCTTGAAAGATGAAGAGATTGATCGGTTTTAACCTCTTAACTACTGAAGTATGTAACACCTGGGTTTTCTCATTTCGATCCACATCGAAGCCCTCAAAAGACTTTTATAGGTCGCTTTCGAGTCGTCAGCGAACATGCGTAAACGGTGGTGGCCATGGAGGCACTTGAAAGGGCCCTTAAATGGGCTGAGGAAAACCTGAAGGCTGAATACATAGAGCTCCGATATGAAGACCTTAAGAAGACAACGCTCGGCCTCAAGGACGGCGTCTTCACGAGCTTTACCGGCAAACTCCACAGGGGAGTCGCGATAAGGGTTTTGGCGAATGGTGCCTGGGGCTTCGCCTCGACGAGCGACCTTTCAAATCTTGAGAAAAAGATTGAGGAAGCCTACAAACTGGCCAGAGCGGCCGCTGAGACCAAGAAGGAGAGGATAGAGCTGGCGGAGATAAAACCAGTCGAGGACTTCGTGAAGAGCAAGATGCGCGTTAAACCTCGCGATGTGGACATCGAGGAGAAGGTTGCCCACCTCAGGGAGCTTGAGAAACTCCTGAAAGAGGACAAGGCCGTTAAGAGCGTCCAGATACGCTACGAGGATGGAGGTGGCAGAAAGCTCCTACTGACCAACGAGGGGACGAGAATAGAGTGGGACTACAACTACCTCTACCAGGGGACCTACGTCACGGGAAAGGCCGATGGAAAGTTAGCTATGGCGAGGGACAGCATTGGAGCGGTTGACCACGGATGGGAGCTTATGACCGAGATAGAGCCGAACGAGAAAGTCAAGGAGCGCCTTCTCAGAAAGATGCACAGCCAGCTGAAGGGCGTTGCCCCAAAGCGCGGTGAGTGGCCGATTGTTGCGGGCCCGATAGTCGTTGGAATCATCGCCCACGAGGCACTCGGCCACCTCGCCGAGGCGGACTTGACGATAAACTCGCCCTTCAAGGACCTCATAGGAAAGCAGATAGCCCCCGAATACGTAACCATGAGCGAGCGCATCGTTGAGGGAGGCTTTGGAAACGACAAGTATGACGACGAGGGTGTTCCCGTTAAGGACATCCACATAATCGAGAATGGAATCCTTAAGGAGATAATGCTCAACCGCGAGTACGCCCACAAGTGGGGCATGGAACCCAACGGTCACGCTAGAGCCGAGAGCTACCGCTACCCGCCGATAATCAGGATGCGCAATACTGTCTTCGAGCCCGGCGACCACTCCTTTGAGGAGCTCATCGAGGACATCAAGTTCGGCTACTACGTCGTCGACTTCAGGGGTGGGCAGGCCCAACTCAACTCAGCCTTTCAGGTCGGAATCCAGGAGGGTTATGTGATTAGAAACGGCGAGATAGCCGAGCCGATAAGGGACACCTCGATTACCGGTGTTGCCATCGAGGCCCTCAAGAAGATTTCGGCAGTTGGAAATGACTTCGGTCTTGAGGTCGGCTTCTGCGGAAAAGGACAGATTGCATTTGTAAGCTCCGGTGGTCCGCACATGAAGTTCGACGGAGGAATCCTTATTGGGTGAGGTGATTGCCATGGAGAACCTCCTTCGTCACGCCGAGAAATTTTTTGATGAGGTCGAGATTGCCGTTTACCGCTCAAGGGAAGTTTCTGTAAACGTTGAGCTCAACGAGATTTCGATGGCATCAACAAGAAGCGGTGCTGTAACGATAATCCGCGGAATAAAGGACAAGCGCCTCGGTTTGGCCATAGTGGACAGCGATGAGCCCCAGAGGGTTAGGGAGGCCATAGAACAGGCTTCCAAGATGGCCGAGCTCAACAGCAGGGACGAGAAGTGGGTTTCCCTTCCCGAACCCGGCAAGTATAGAGAAAAGCCAGAGCCCAACTACGAGCTTAAGGAGGCCTCTCCTGACATACTCGTCGAGAAGCTCGTTAAGGCGATTGCCCTCGCCCGCGAGAAGGACAAGAACGCTGTGGTAGCTGGAGGGGCAGGTGGAGTTTCCTGGGAGGAGAGGAGAATACTAAACTCCCATGGTGTAGACGTTTTCCAGGAGGGAGGGGCATCTTACATGTACGTAGAACTCGTTGGACGGAAGGAAGGCGTGGTAACGCCCGGAATCTTTGACTTTGACGCAAGGAGGGATTTAAACCTCGACGTCGAGGGAATCGTCGAGAGAGCCATTCAAAAGGTCAAGTGGGCCTACAGCGTCAAGGCTAGCAGAAACGAGGAAGTGCCCGTAATCCTCGGTCC harbors:
- a CDS encoding TldD/PmbA family protein; this translates as MEALERALKWAEENLKAEYIELRYEDLKKTTLGLKDGVFTSFTGKLHRGVAIRVLANGAWGFASTSDLSNLEKKIEEAYKLARAAAETKKERIELAEIKPVEDFVKSKMRVKPRDVDIEEKVAHLRELEKLLKEDKAVKSVQIRYEDGGGRKLLLTNEGTRIEWDYNYLYQGTYVTGKADGKLAMARDSIGAVDHGWELMTEIEPNEKVKERLLRKMHSQLKGVAPKRGEWPIVAGPIVVGIIAHEALGHLAEADLTINSPFKDLIGKQIAPEYVTMSERIVEGGFGNDKYDDEGVPVKDIHIIENGILKEIMLNREYAHKWGMEPNGHARAESYRYPPIIRMRNTVFEPGDHSFEELIEDIKFGYYVVDFRGGQAQLNSAFQVGIQEGYVIRNGEIAEPIRDTSITGVAIEALKKISAVGNDFGLEVGFCGKGQIAFVSSGGPHMKFDGGILIG
- a CDS encoding TldD/PmbA family protein; protein product: MENLLRHAEKFFDEVEIAVYRSREVSVNVELNEISMASTRSGAVTIIRGIKDKRLGLAIVDSDEPQRVREAIEQASKMAELNSRDEKWVSLPEPGKYREKPEPNYELKEASPDILVEKLVKAIALAREKDKNAVVAGGAGGVSWEERRILNSHGVDVFQEGGASYMYVELVGRKEGVVTPGIFDFDARRDLNLDVEGIVERAIQKVKWAYSVKASRNEEVPVILGPWAIAGLFSYALLPAFSGERLVKETTPLVGKVGEKIASDVLTIYDDPFHPLSLEPVIADGEGVPTRKNVLIENGTFRSFVWDNYWAKVYGTESTGNGKRDLRSGGINIGFHNVVMENGKRSLEDLIGEIERGYLVDGFQGAHSSNPDNGNFAVTANPAFLIENGEVVGSSVFLIAGNVYELLKQASEVTKEQTVMPFMNTMTTPYIKFENVKIVGK